The Candidatus Methylomirabilota bacterium genome contains a region encoding:
- the sseA gene encoding 3-mercaptopyruvate sulfurtransferase: MSVRPLVTTDWLAANLGRRTVRVVDGSWHMPHLKRDARAEFEAAHVPGAVFFDIDAIADTSSPLPHMLPTARTFAARVGALGIGARDLVVAYDTRGVVSAARVWWTFRAFGHDRVAVLDGGLPKWRAEGGPVESGAPAPKPRRFTARLRRGLVRDLAQMRANLRSRREQVLDARSAGRFAGTEPEPRAGLRGGHIPGSLNLPYERLHRSDGTLLGPEALARLFEAAGLDLARPVVTSCGSGVTASVLALGLHLLGQEKVAVYDGSWTEWGGRKDTPAEP, translated from the coding sequence ATGAGCGTGCGCCCGCTGGTCACGACCGACTGGCTCGCGGCGAACCTCGGCCGCCGCACGGTGCGCGTGGTGGACGGCTCGTGGCACATGCCGCACCTCAAGCGCGACGCGCGCGCCGAGTTCGAGGCGGCGCACGTTCCGGGCGCGGTGTTCTTCGACATCGACGCGATCGCCGACACGTCGTCGCCGCTCCCGCACATGCTGCCGACCGCCCGGACGTTCGCCGCGCGCGTCGGCGCGCTCGGGATCGGCGCGCGCGACCTCGTCGTCGCCTACGACACGCGCGGCGTCGTCAGCGCGGCGCGCGTCTGGTGGACCTTCCGCGCCTTCGGCCACGACCGGGTCGCCGTCCTCGACGGCGGCCTCCCGAAGTGGCGGGCCGAGGGCGGCCCCGTCGAGTCGGGCGCCCCCGCCCCGAAGCCGCGGCGCTTCACCGCGCGCCTGCGCCGGGGCCTCGTGCGCGACCTCGCCCAGATGCGCGCGAACCTCCGGTCGCGCCGCGAGCAGGTGCTCGACGCGCGCTCCGCGGGGCGCTTCGCGGGCACCGAGCCCGAGCCGCGGGCGGGCCTCCGCGGCGGCCACATCCCGGGGAGCCTGAACCTCCCGTACGAGCGGCTCCACCGGTCCGACGGCACGCTGCTCGGCCCGGAGGCGCTCGCACGCCTGTTCGAGGCCGCGGGGCTCGACCTCGCGCGGCCCGTCGTCACCTCGTGCGGCTCGGGCGTCACCGCGTCGGTGCTGGCGCTCGGCCTCCACCTCCTCGGCCAGGAGAAAGTTGCGGTGTACGACGGATCGTGGACAGAATGGGGCGGCCGGAAGGACACCCCGGCGGAGCCATAG